Proteins from a single region of bacterium:
- a CDS encoding isoprenylcysteine carboxylmethyltransferase family protein, which yields MVRSLVTCSFHSFLMIYFRRTETRPDLVRPSKLVTTGPYSTVRHPQYAAGIIFIIGWFLIWGGIYSLYVMPILIISILFQALVEEKYILEKEFGDGYIEYKKKVGMFFPKRRYHEKVI from the coding sequence ATTGTTCGGAGTCTTGTTACCTGTTCTTTTCATTCTTTTCTCATGATATATTTTAGAAGAACGGAGACGCGACCAGACCTTGTAAGGCCCTCTAAATTAGTTACAACTGGCCCATATAGTACTGTAAGGCATCCTCAATATGCAGCAGGTATAATTTTTATCATTGGCTGGTTTTTAATTTGGGGTGGAATTTATAGCCTTTATGTGATGCCAATATTGATTATCTCCATATTGTTCCAAGCTCTTGTTGAAGAGAAATATATCTTAGAAAAGGAATTTGGAGATGGATACATAGAATATAAGAAAAAAGTAGGGATGTTTTTCCCAAAAAGGAGGTATCATGAAAAGGTTATATAG
- a CDS encoding DUF2330 domain-containing protein — protein sequence MKRLYSKFCFLLIFLTSISLADRGMISITRPDISIYEPGQKAIIGWDGNNEVMILAVDARADTECKVLEILPLPSKPTVDEGNFKSFEEIQRLIRKNAPRIEALYKGRELLAPGVEILFHKKIGPHNITCVKALEYREFVNWILNFVKSQGVDTISMPHELLYIINNYLRNGIQHFVFDIVELSKETNSIVPLIYKFKSPYLFFPLHISTLAKGDTRIQVFLVTKHIPWPTAVEPFRIGKYRAYGPKREGDIIFKVTKDELKSIEPALAKLIRNDAWLTAIEFEGNISELTTDLKLNKFCKIIEE from the coding sequence ATGAAAAGGTTATATAGCAAATTTTGTTTTCTTTTGATATTTTTAACTTCTATTTCTCTTGCAGATAGGGGGATGATTTCAATTACAAGACCTGATATCTCAATATATGAGCCGGGTCAAAAAGCAATTATTGGGTGGGATGGTAATAATGAAGTTATGATACTTGCAGTAGATGCGCGTGCAGATACTGAGTGTAAGGTGCTTGAAATACTGCCTCTACCGTCAAAGCCTACAGTAGACGAGGGTAATTTTAAGTCGTTTGAAGAAATACAGCGTCTGATAAGGAAAAATGCACCCAGAATTGAAGCCCTCTACAAAGGAAGGGAACTGTTAGCACCCGGAGTTGAAATACTATTTCATAAGAAAATTGGACCCCATAACATTACTTGTGTCAAAGCTCTGGAATACCGCGAATTTGTGAATTGGATACTTAACTTTGTAAAGAGTCAAGGCGTAGATACTATTTCTATGCCTCACGAGCTCCTATATATTATCAACAACTACTTAAGAAATGGCATACAGCACTTTGTTTTTGATATTGTAGAACTTAGCAAAGAGACAAATAGTATAGTGCCTCTTATTTACAAGTTTAAATCTCCTTACTTATTCTTCCCATTACATATTTCAACTCTTGCAAAAGGGGACACGAGGATACAGGTATTCCTTGTTACTAAACATATTCCATGGCCGACAGCAGTTGAGCCATTTAGGATTGGTAAATACAGAGCTTACGGACCAAAAAGAGAGGGTGACATTATTTTCAAGGTCACAAAAGATGAGCTGAAGTCAATAGAACCTGCACTTGCAAAACTTATAAGGAACGATGCATGGCTTACAGCAATTGAATTTGAAGGCAATATAAGTGAACTCACAACTGACCTAAAGCTTAATAAGTTTTGTAAAATAATAGAAGAATGA
- the sppA gene encoding signal peptide peptidase SppA, whose translation MLNIILSTILFASVGFEGSSVSTARRAGSIFINPGGLGINMGYESIYEFNDGWHNVGLCIGNVGLGVKLKDGMRPNFVTVTGSKIRESVWLGYGYKFGASKGGATSSYELGAIYRPKKFVSFGLRTSLETKPELRVGTGLRPWTDKVTVFLDAIYKNSLKNYLYGIGIEPIDGIILSFKGNEEGEIKIGLEILLEKVKIGGSSYRVMLNEVKHLKSDAFVLLSRDKYPSFKRPAKKLVELTIKGSYPEMKETAKYLGLQTTREPAFYNLLHNIELLRNREDVNGLLINFEPHSLSIAQAEELRAELIEFKKAGKKIITFSNEYGLRSYYLASTADYIILTPLGDVMIPGLMAMRVYIKGTLDKLGIETDIERVGKYKSASEIFERKDMSAEDREQVESYLDDIWNPMITEIAESRQMEVAKFDDLINKGVYFNSDDALDSGLVDTLAYKWEVDDVIKGVMGKKLKKESIDKFLAKKEVPRTWKEEKQKIAILMAEGLIVTGESGYNLTPIIGGKYMGSETITDMLNKIRDDKSIKALVFRVNSGGGIALASEIIARALKRVSEKKPVIVSMSGVAGSGGYYISCLGDKIVADRFTLTGSIGGLGINLVMKGLYDKLGLSWDTVKMGEHADYLSGLRHLTKEEREKFRHDVEWYYEKFVSRVSEGRRLTTMQVDSIGQGRIWSGIRAKEIGLVDEIGGLLKAIEIAKKQAGIKEADLMIFPKPEKKFSLKLSPRF comes from the coding sequence ATGTTAAACATAATTTTATCCACTATTTTGTTCGCATCAGTTGGCTTTGAGGGTAGTTCTGTAAGCACTGCGAGGAGAGCAGGTTCTATATTTATTAATCCCGGTGGACTTGGAATAAATATGGGATACGAGTCAATATATGAGTTTAATGATGGTTGGCATAATGTTGGATTATGTATAGGGAATGTAGGATTGGGAGTTAAATTAAAGGATGGAATGAGACCTAATTTTGTGACTGTGACGGGGTCTAAGATTAGGGAATCAGTTTGGCTTGGATATGGGTATAAATTTGGAGCTTCCAAAGGAGGTGCGACCTCAAGCTATGAACTTGGAGCTATATATAGACCAAAAAAATTTGTCTCATTCGGCCTACGGACATCACTTGAAACTAAACCAGAACTAAGAGTAGGCACAGGACTTAGACCATGGACTGATAAAGTTACGGTGTTTTTGGATGCCATATACAAGAATTCACTTAAAAATTATCTGTATGGGATTGGGATTGAGCCAATTGATGGGATTATACTATCTTTTAAAGGAAATGAAGAAGGTGAAATAAAAATTGGTTTAGAAATATTGCTTGAAAAAGTAAAAATTGGGGGTAGCTCATACCGTGTCATGCTGAACGAAGTGAAGCATCTCAAAAGTGATGCATTTGTGCTCCTTTCACGTGATAAATATCCGAGTTTTAAGCGTCCAGCAAAGAAGTTGGTTGAGCTTACTATCAAGGGGTCTTATCCTGAAATGAAGGAAACTGCTAAGTATTTAGGACTCCAAACTACGAGGGAGCCCGCCTTTTATAATCTTCTACACAACATTGAATTACTCAGAAATAGGGAAGATGTAAATGGGCTACTTATCAACTTTGAGCCACATTCACTAAGTATAGCACAAGCTGAGGAGCTACGAGCTGAGCTAATTGAATTTAAGAAGGCTGGCAAAAAGATTATTACATTCTCAAATGAGTATGGACTTAGGAGCTACTATTTAGCTTCAACTGCAGATTATATTATCCTTACACCACTTGGAGATGTGATGATTCCAGGGCTTATGGCAATGAGGGTGTATATAAAGGGAACACTTGATAAACTTGGTATTGAAACTGATATTGAGAGGGTAGGAAAATATAAATCTGCATCTGAAATATTTGAAAGAAAGGATATGTCAGCTGAAGATAGGGAGCAAGTTGAGTCATATCTTGACGATATATGGAACCCTATGATTACGGAGATTGCAGAGAGTAGACAAATGGAAGTAGCTAAATTTGATGACCTTATAAATAAAGGTGTGTATTTTAATTCTGACGATGCACTTGATTCAGGGCTTGTAGATACACTTGCTTACAAGTGGGAAGTTGATGATGTAATTAAAGGGGTTATGGGTAAAAAGCTAAAAAAGGAGTCAATTGATAAATTCTTGGCTAAGAAAGAAGTCCCAAGAACTTGGAAAGAAGAGAAACAAAAAATTGCCATCCTAATGGCTGAAGGTTTAATAGTGACTGGTGAGAGTGGATACAACCTTACACCAATAATAGGCGGTAAGTATATGGGCTCAGAGACTATAACTGACATGCTTAACAAAATAAGAGATGACAAGTCTATAAAGGCACTGGTATTTAGAGTAAATTCAGGTGGTGGAATTGCTTTGGCATCTGAGATAATAGCACGGGCACTGAAGAGGGTATCTGAAAAGAAGCCTGTCATCGTGTCAATGAGTGGAGTTGCAGGCTCTGGTGGTTATTATATCTCATGTCTTGGTGATAAAATTGTTGCTGATAGGTTTACTCTCACTGGCTCAATAGGGGGGCTTGGTATAAACCTTGTCATGAAAGGGCTTTATGACAAGCTTGGGCTATCATGGGATACGGTTAAGATGGGTGAACATGCAGATTACTTATCTGGCCTGAGACATCTTACTAAAGAGGAGCGTGAAAAATTTAGACACGATGTTGAGTGGTATTATGAGAAGTTTGTAAGTCGTGTCTCAGAAGGGAGAAGACTCACGACTATGCAGGTAGATTCAATTGGACAGGGCAGAATATGGAGTGGCATAAGGGCAAAGGAAATTGGACTTGTAGATGAGATTGGTGGCTTACTTAAAGCAATTGAAATTGCCAAAAAGCAGGCTGGAATAAAAGAAGCTGACCTCATGATTTTCCCAAAACCTGAGAAAAAATTCTCACTTAAACTCAGCCCAAGATTTTAG
- a CDS encoding DUF3108 domain-containing protein, which yields MDLIKLIFILSLQFTQEELVYLASFGFIDAGEIKLDLKRDSLNYIRCEQETKGLFSLVYRVKDWYESTSDSNFVTKRFEKSVREGPYSAYQLVSFKNGYATYQDGDSVSTIQNAKDIISIIYWLRLQELIPGDTLIVPLHTDKWNYEIKVCVESDTLDGKPCILVIPDLHGIRAFGTQSGLMLYYNELKIPVLLKIKFAWGYIQARLTHREWR from the coding sequence ATGGATTTAATTAAATTAATATTTATATTAAGTTTACAATTTACACAAGAGGAGCTTGTATACTTGGCAAGTTTTGGCTTCATAGATGCAGGTGAAATAAAGCTTGACCTAAAGAGAGACTCTTTAAATTATATAAGGTGTGAACAAGAGACAAAGGGACTCTTTTCTCTTGTTTACAGGGTTAAAGACTGGTATGAGTCTACTTCGGATAGTAATTTTGTTACCAAAAGATTTGAAAAAAGTGTAAGAGAGGGTCCCTATAGTGCATACCAACTTGTTAGTTTTAAAAATGGTTATGCCACATATCAGGATGGTGATTCAGTGTCTACAATTCAGAATGCTAAGGATATAATAAGTATCATATATTGGTTGAGGCTACAGGAGCTCATCCCGGGGGATACACTCATAGTCCCTCTGCACACGGATAAGTGGAATTATGAAATCAAGGTTTGTGTTGAAAGTGATACTTTAGATGGGAAGCCCTGTATTCTTGTAATACCGGACCTTCATGGGATAAGAGCTTTTGGGACACAGAGTGGGCTTATGCTTTATTACAATGAATTAAAAATACCGGTGCTACTCAAGATTAAGTTCGCATGGGGGTATATACAGGCTAGACTTACACACAGAGAATGGAGATGA
- a CDS encoding sugar phosphate nucleotidyltransferase gives MVYGVILAGGRGERFWPESRRKHPKQLLPIVSSQPMLLETVDRILPLIPIDRIIIVAGKELKSSIKKLLPNACLLLEPFGRNTGCAIGYATINLNPADIMVVLPADHYIPDRGKFLQALDVAIKFAKKGWLTTFGIVPTRAETGYGYIEIGNKIDINVYEAKGFKEKPNQKQAQSFVREKRFLWNSGMFIWTQKNILNAFRTHMPELYQDLLNFRAKKISLLTLYRRASNISIDYGVMEKATNVAVVRSNFIWDDIGSWLALERLYKADKYGNIKAGLHKGLGTRNCIVVSDKGAIATIGISNLIIVKSKDAVFVCDKHRVGDIKELVRELSQDKKFTKYL, from the coding sequence ATGGTTTATGGAGTAATTCTTGCTGGAGGACGAGGGGAGCGGTTTTGGCCTGAGTCAAGGAGGAAGCATCCTAAACAGCTACTCCCAATTGTGTCTTCTCAACCAATGTTACTCGAAACTGTAGATAGGATACTCCCACTCATCCCAATTGATAGAATTATTATAGTTGCTGGCAAAGAACTAAAGTCATCTATTAAGAAACTACTTCCTAATGCGTGTTTACTATTAGAGCCATTTGGTAGGAATACTGGCTGTGCCATTGGGTATGCCACTATTAACCTCAATCCGGCTGATATAATGGTTGTACTTCCAGCAGACCATTACATCCCGGACCGGGGCAAGTTTTTGCAAGCACTGGATGTAGCAATCAAATTTGCTAAAAAAGGATGGCTCACAACATTTGGGATTGTGCCTACACGTGCAGAAACTGGGTATGGTTATATAGAAATAGGAAATAAGATAGATATAAATGTATATGAGGCAAAAGGATTTAAGGAGAAACCAAATCAAAAACAAGCTCAAAGTTTTGTCCGTGAGAAGCGATTTCTTTGGAATTCAGGTATGTTTATATGGACTCAAAAGAATATACTCAATGCTTTTCGTACCCATATGCCTGAGTTATACCAGGATCTATTAAATTTTAGAGCCAAAAAGATTTCGCTTCTTACTCTTTATAGGAGAGCCTCAAATATATCTATAGATTACGGAGTAATGGAGAAGGCAACAAATGTGGCTGTCGTGAGATCAAACTTTATTTGGGATGATATTGGGTCGTGGCTTGCACTTGAGCGGCTTTACAAGGCAGACAAGTACGGGAATATAAAGGCCGGCCTCCATAAAGGGCTGGGGACAAGGAACTGTATCGTTGTCTCAGATAAAGGGGCTATTGCTACTATTGGTATATCTAATCTTATTATTGTTAAGAGTAAGGATGCAGTCTTTGTGTGCGACAAGCATAGAGTAGGAGATATTAAAGAACTTGTACGTGAACTATCGCAAGACAAAAAGTTTACAAAGTATCTGTAA
- a CDS encoding KamA family radical SAM protein — protein METWQEELKKSVRSVTDLKGYFSNPVLRERMFEDYDFDLIEDVVKKYPMRITRYYLSLIRNPGDPLWKQAIPDPLELLDTEGVIDPLNEERDSPVRNLVHRYPDRVLFIVSNQCAIYCRFCTRKRRIGRPSIINEDSIQDGLRYIQDHKSVRDVILSGGDPLLLTDEKLERILQPLRQIQHVEIIRIGTRVPVTLPSRITNTLVNMLKKYHPLYINTHFNHPDEITTESSKACITLADAGIPLGNQTVLLRGVNDDSSTIKQLMLKLLTIRVKPYYIYQADLTLGTKHFRTRVEEGLKIMKNLAGYTSGLAVPHFVIDSPGGGGKVAITPNNLIKVSKEKVIFRNYLGRVYCYPQPSEANQELESQTVKCKVPAYTQISINFRK, from the coding sequence ATGGAGACATGGCAAGAAGAGTTAAAGAAGAGTGTGAGAAGCGTTACCGACCTCAAAGGCTACTTTTCTAATCCCGTTTTACGGGAAAGAATGTTTGAAGACTACGATTTTGACCTAATTGAAGATGTAGTTAAAAAGTATCCAATGCGAATCACCCGGTATTATCTATCACTCATTCGTAATCCGGGAGACCCACTTTGGAAACAAGCTATACCAGACCCATTAGAACTTTTAGATACTGAAGGTGTAATAGACCCATTAAATGAAGAAAGAGATAGCCCAGTCAGAAACCTTGTCCACCGCTATCCTGACAGAGTGCTATTCATTGTGTCTAATCAGTGTGCTATATATTGCAGGTTCTGTACAAGGAAACGTAGAATAGGACGACCATCAATTATTAACGAAGATAGCATACAGGATGGGTTACGATATATTCAAGACCACAAAAGCGTGAGAGATGTTATCCTGTCAGGAGGTGACCCACTACTTTTGACAGACGAAAAGCTTGAAAGAATATTGCAACCACTTCGCCAAATTCAGCATGTTGAGATAATAAGGATAGGAACACGTGTGCCAGTAACTTTACCTTCACGGATAACTAATACACTTGTCAATATGCTAAAGAAGTATCATCCACTCTATATTAATACACATTTCAATCATCCAGACGAGATAACAACTGAGTCCAGTAAAGCATGTATAACATTAGCTGATGCAGGAATACCTCTCGGTAACCAAACTGTGCTCTTAAGAGGAGTTAATGACGACTCATCTACTATTAAGCAATTGATGCTTAAACTACTAACTATAAGGGTAAAGCCATATTATATCTATCAGGCTGACCTAACATTAGGAACAAAACACTTCCGTACAAGAGTGGAGGAGGGCTTGAAAATAATGAAAAATTTAGCTGGTTACACTTCTGGGCTGGCTGTCCCTCACTTTGTTATTGATAGCCCTGGGGGCGGTGGTAAAGTAGCTATAACGCCAAATAATCTGATAAAAGTAAGTAAAGAGAAGGTTATATTTAGAAACTACTTAGGCAGAGTGTACTGTTACCCACAGCCATCTGAAGCTAATCAAGAATTAGAGAGTCAAACTGTAAAATGTAAAGTTCCAGCTTATACACAAATAAGCATAAATTTCCGCAAATAA
- a CDS encoding GNAT family N-acetyltransferase has protein sequence MKIRELLPSDYQDIKTLVEETGLFTDEEIRCALELVSYGLSQHKEEEVEYLFKIATDDSGRLEGYACYGRTPLTDGVFDIYWIVVRKDSQYRGFGSRLLKELEEDIKIRGGRKIFIETSSKDDYEKARQFYTKKGYKLIAKIPDFYKVGDDKLIYMKDIPRTYA, from the coding sequence ATGAAGATAAGAGAGTTATTGCCGTCTGATTACCAAGATATAAAGACTTTGGTAGAAGAAACAGGTCTTTTTACAGATGAAGAAATCAGATGCGCACTTGAACTTGTATCATATGGATTAAGTCAACATAAGGAAGAGGAGGTTGAATATCTATTTAAGATTGCTACTGACGATAGTGGCAGATTGGAAGGCTATGCTTGCTATGGACGAACACCACTAACTGATGGTGTCTTTGATATTTACTGGATAGTAGTACGTAAAGATAGCCAATATCGAGGATTTGGTTCACGCTTGCTTAAGGAGCTGGAGGAAGATATAAAAATAAGAGGGGGACGCAAGATTTTTATTGAGACATCTTCAAAAGATGACTATGAAAAGGCACGCCAGTTCTACACTAAAAAGGGATACAAATTAATAGCAAAAATACCGGATTTCTATAAAGTAGGTGATGATAAACTTATTTATATGAAAGATATACCCCGCACCTATGCATAG
- a CDS encoding ATP-grasp domain-containing protein, giving the protein MKVVIAYNLRESVVDGSHFLANESNVYQEIKYVKGALINTGYDVVCIPVKEGPYLAIKEIKRINPDIVFNLVEGISDDASGEYQFAALLEASRLPFTGNTALALGICMDKVYTKYILTGAGLPTPQFEVVNSPSEVDWSSFPAIVKPRRQDASIGINMQSVVNNNEELQLALTKFFDELNEQALVVSFIDGREISVSLLGNENPKILALSEIKFLRWKSDLPRIVTYRAKWETESMEYKRTKPVCPAIIKEDEKKKMEDIAIKSFKVLGLRGYARIDMRLNKEGKPFIIDVNPNPDISYEAGFARAARAAGLSYTDLITQIISLGMEEKVLVLTPIGGGKYEDKRVIAV; this is encoded by the coding sequence ATGAAGGTGGTAATTGCATACAACTTACGTGAATCTGTGGTTGATGGCTCTCATTTTTTAGCTAATGAGTCAAATGTATACCAAGAAATAAAGTATGTAAAAGGGGCACTCATTAATACAGGTTATGATGTTGTATGCATTCCAGTGAAAGAAGGCCCTTATTTAGCTATCAAAGAAATTAAGCGCATCAATCCGGATATTGTATTTAATTTAGTAGAAGGTATTTCAGACGATGCAAGTGGTGAATACCAATTTGCTGCACTCCTTGAAGCAAGCCGCCTACCATTTACAGGGAATACAGCTTTGGCATTAGGTATTTGTATGGATAAAGTTTACACAAAATATATACTTACGGGAGCAGGATTACCTACACCTCAATTTGAAGTGGTTAACTCACCATCTGAGGTTGACTGGTCCAGTTTTCCAGCTATTGTCAAACCGAGAAGACAGGATGCAAGTATTGGTATTAATATGCAATCTGTTGTCAACAATAACGAAGAATTACAATTGGCATTAACAAAATTTTTTGATGAGTTAAACGAGCAAGCACTGGTAGTGTCTTTTATTGACGGACGAGAAATCTCTGTTAGTCTCTTAGGGAATGAGAACCCAAAAATTTTGGCTCTGTCAGAAATAAAATTCCTACGCTGGAAAAGTGACTTACCTCGAATTGTGACTTATCGAGCTAAATGGGAAACAGAGAGTATGGAATACAAGCGCACAAAGCCGGTTTGTCCAGCAATAATTAAAGAAGACGAGAAAAAGAAAATGGAGGATATTGCAATTAAATCTTTTAAAGTGTTGGGTTTACGTGGCTATGCCAGAATTGACATGCGACTAAATAAAGAAGGTAAGCCTTTTATCATTGATGTTAATCCCAACCCGGATATATCTTATGAAGCAGGCTTTGCAAGGGCAGCACGGGCAGCTGGTTTAAGTTATACAGACCTTATTACACAAATTATATCACTGGGGATGGAAGAAAAGGTACTCGTCTTAACTCCTATTGGGGGAGGCAAGTATGAAGATAAGAGAGTTATTGCCGTCTGA